The nucleotide window CGTCAAAGTGAGGAGAGGTTTAGAAATACATTACGGTTGATGGGGAAGGTGTAACTGGAGGATAAACCGCTGATGCGGACTAAATGGGACTCACGAAATAAGGGGTGATGAGGATGAACATCAAAGGTATCGCACAGGTGTGAAATTATAGATGAAACCAAGTGCAAGGTGTCAGCTGGCTACTACTGTAAAATACTTAATATCAACGGGGATTTAAAatcgctgtagggagaaaatgaagtgttcgcggcGGTTGAAACAGGGAGACGGGTGATGGGATGAACATCAATACTACTAGTGTGAGATTAGAGATTCTTGAGTCCTATTCATAGACTTCAAAACAGTGTAAAACAGAGAGCCGCAAACCACGACAGGTGTGTGTTACAGGTAATAGTGGTTTATGGAAGGCGGAAAAGTGTTGACGGAAAAGACGCAACTCCTAGTAAACCTACACGACAGAGAGAAGAGGACTTATAGGGGCAGACATGAGGGCATGATCATCAAAGCTAccacacatgtgcacatgttAGACTTTTGGTTATAAATTAAACTCCAAGGCAAAGTATAGAGTGAAATATAACCGGTGGAATCGGACAGAAGATGGTCAGCATCAATGGAACCCATGACTGTACTCTGAAACGTGAACGGGGGAATAAAAGCGTAGCAAAGACAGGACAGGGTTAAGATTACCATAACAAGTTAGACTTTATAACTGTATGTAAGTAATCCAAAACTGCAAAAGATGCCAGATATGTGTATAGGAGGAaattgaaagaagaaaaatcaggTTGACATAAAAGCTAAAATGttaaaataaaaaggaaaacgttTAGAAAAATATCAATTGGACAAAAACGAAACAGATAAGGTTTGTGACTATTTGATTTTCAGATCAAAGCAGCTTTTTCCAAAAGGTTTCTCACCTTTTTCATCCGAACCACTAAGAGTTCGGTCGCTGGTCTCGTCTCGAAGTTTCCTCCTGGTCTCCTTTAGGAGTTTCCTGACCTGTACGATCCTCTCCATGAGGCAGATGCTGTCCCTGTGGCTGTTCCGCAGCACAGCCGTGGTCCGTCCGTACAGCTCGCGAAGCTCCTCCAAGAAACCTTCCAAGTTGTCTTCCGTCAGCCCCTCCCAGTCCGCAGTCTTACCCTCCAGTTTGTCCTTGATGTCCGCCAGTTCGGCCAGATAGTCGAACCGCGTGGAGGCAATGCTGCGGAACGATTTGTTAGACTTGGCGGAGTGGAGCGACCGACGGCTTTGGCACGTTTCTCTACCCTCATCGTCGctagttttcttcttctttgcttcTTCAGGCCCGTCATTTTGCGAGACCTTGGTGTTATTCTCTCCGTCTGTGTTCCCGCCCGATCTGTCCATCTTGGCGTACCTTCCCCTGATGTCGGCGCTTTTCGGTCTGTTGATTGTTGGCCTGTCAGCGTTCCCCTTCACTGGGAGCGATTTGATTGACACGTGTCCGTTAGCGACGCTGCCGGGCCTGAAGTCCTTCTTACTGGAGGTGCTTCTCCCAGAGGGGGGTCTTGAAGATGCTGTAGTTCCCTCTGAGACAATTTCCTCATCGCTTCTAAAGCTGCTTCTTGAGCCTGATTTTCTCCTGCGTTTTCTGTTCTCGCTTTCTGCGGAAAGTGGTCTCGGCTGGAGACTTGCCGTCTCGCTTTTACCTGAAGACGGACGATGTGGATTTAAGTTTTCTTCACTTGCTGGTTGTTCGGAAACGTCTTCTCCATCACTGACCTGCGATGCGCTCTGGGGGCGTTCGCCGTGGTGCCGTTCTGAATTGTCGCCCTGTGGCGCTTTCCTGTCCGTACAGCCGACACCGCTGCCCGTCTGGAGAGTCGGACAAACCTCCAGAAACCGCCGGTCGCTCTCGGAGCTGGGCGGGCGGAGCGACATGGACCCGCTGGCGGCACTGCTCCTCTCCCCCTCCGCCGAGAGACTGGCCATCGAGCCCTGCCCGGACACCCCCGTGCTCTCATCCCCCTCCGCGTCGAAACTGGAGCCGCTGAAGATGTTGATCTCTAGTGGTGGCACAGGCGTCTGTTCCCCGCCATCCTCCTCTTCTACATCAGGTTCTACAGTCTCTTCCTCATCCTCAGAACCGTCACAAGACCCTCGGTCGTCATCTTCGGCGTCATCCTCGCTTATGTCTTCTTCAACTTCCATCTGATTGTCTTCTAACGCGGACTTTCTGCTACTCTCTCTGCTTGAGGCACTGGACGGTCTCGCGTTGTCCCCCTCCCGAGCGGCGTGTGTCCCCTCGCCCTCCGACATGACGCTTCCCGCTCCCAAATCTCTCTCGGCTGTTCTAGCGGAGCCAGTTTCTGAAGGGGCACTTCCTGGgttgtcttcttcttcctcttctgccCTATCGGACGTTGACCCCGCATCGCTACCTTTCCTGGTGTCGTGAGAATGTTCTTCCTTGTCAGCGCCCTCAGGTGAGACCGTTTGAGCCCCAAGATTGTTTTCAGGCTCGCCTGTGCTTTTTTCGTCGTCGTGACTTGACCCGAGTGACCCCTGTGATGACGTATCGGCGTCGTACGTGACGTCGACGTCAGAGGTCTGCGAGTCGACGTCAGAATCGTCAGacatgattgttatttttgtgatCCTAAGAACAGACAATCTGTGGCGGCTGACATTTCCCTCACATAAAAAAAGGCTGTCCTTACTTCTTCGCAAAGTGAGCGCTTCCGATCAGACGATTTCCTGCATGAGCCAAAGTGACGTAAACATGGAATCGCACACTCGCCAGTAGGGGTACCTTGCGTACGTTTAC belongs to Branchiostoma lanceolatum isolate klBraLanc5 chromosome 15, klBraLanc5.hap2, whole genome shotgun sequence and includes:
- the LOC136421020 gene encoding uncharacterized protein — translated: MSDDSDVDSQTSDVDVTYDADTSSQGSLGSSHDDEKSTGEPENNLGAQTVSPEGADKEEHSHDTRKGSDAGSTSDRAEEEEEDNPGSAPSETGSARTAERDLGAGSVMSEGEGTHAAREGDNARPSSASSRESSRKSALEDNQMEVEEDISEDDAEDDDRGSCDGSEDEEETVEPDVEEEDGGEQTPVPPLEINIFSGSSFDAEGDESTGVSGQGSMASLSAEGERSSAASGSMSLRPPSSESDRRFLEVCPTLQTGSGVGCTDRKAPQGDNSERHHGERPQSASQVSDGEDVSEQPASEENLNPHRPSSGKSETASLQPRPLSAESENRKRRRKSGSRSSFRSDEEIVSEGTTASSRPPSGRSTSSKKDFRPGSVANGHVSIKSLPVKGNADRPTINRPKSADIRGRYAKMDRSGGNTDGENNTKVSQNDGPEEAKKKKTSDDEGRETCQSRRSLHSAKSNKSFRSIASTRFDYLAELADIKDKLEGKTADWEGLTEDNLEGFLEELRELYGRTTAVLRNSHRDSICLMERIVQVRKLLKETRRKLRDETSDRTLSGSDEKDPGPSRRLTQTVHQARATLARAVAAG